From Gimesia panareensis, the proteins below share one genomic window:
- a CDS encoding TlpA family protein disulfide reductase yields MILTQLARIFRQQHPFRITLAGSLLLICLGCTAQESTESTKTEPQPETTATEPETTAPEVKPEQTVEITLTLSDAAGFEEILKQQQGKVVLVDFWATWCVPCVKNFHHTVEWNKEFAGQGLSVISVSMDESDEETQKAVLKFLEEQDAQFTNILATAADDKDPMETYGIDGGALPHYRIYDRSGKLFKKFSFADPSQQFTQEDIKAALETALKQKPE; encoded by the coding sequence ATGATCCTCACGCAACTTGCCCGAATCTTCCGCCAGCAGCATCCTTTTCGCATCACTCTCGCAGGCAGCCTGCTGCTAATCTGTCTCGGTTGCACAGCTCAGGAAAGTACGGAATCCACCAAAACTGAACCGCAGCCAGAAACAACAGCTACCGAACCAGAAACCACTGCGCCCGAAGTGAAGCCTGAACAGACAGTCGAAATCACACTGACGTTAAGTGATGCCGCCGGATTTGAGGAGATCCTGAAACAGCAGCAGGGCAAAGTGGTCCTGGTCGATTTCTGGGCCACCTGGTGTGTTCCCTGTGTCAAGAATTTCCACCATACAGTCGAATGGAACAAAGAATTTGCCGGCCAGGGATTGAGTGTCATCTCGGTCAGCATGGATGAATCAGACGAAGAGACTCAGAAGGCAGTCCTGAAATTCCTCGAAGAACAGGATGCGCAGTTCACCAACATTCTGGCCACCGCTGCTGACGATAAAGATCCGATGGAAACTTACGGAATCGATGGCGGTGCACTGCCACATTATCGGATTTACGACCGCAGTGGAAAACTGTTCAAGAAATTTTCCTTTGCAGACCCGAGTCAGCAGTTCACACAGGAAGACATCAAAGCCGCGCTGGAGACTGCCCTTAAACAGAAACCGGAATAA
- a CDS encoding alpha/beta hydrolase family protein, with protein MFQRLWSTCLDEILGFYLLHRFFYHKKQPLLISDASHHTPQLHSGELTSFFSPKPPPAQLEYQAELRPTSQATFPSAKVEDFQFPSTVDTGFPENDCVKGRHWKSTVASPQTEVESRLTVVAVDGIVQLGVRSFNRLAQQLTPHGIDVVMLDSPFNFRRTPAGYRPGQLIAGGNLDHQLMVARQGILDLWSLILALQAEGRQIGLMGISHGAWLTLTATLLIEQLQFAIAITPPVDLLRILEEGGTVVNAIRRGASHDPPEEEQLEQLCKPLRLNQWQPLLAPEQIHLHIADFDRFVPSARIAELAEQWGTRVSHHKLGHIEATTGPKVVFQVARDILDLYQ; from the coding sequence ATGTTTCAAAGACTCTGGTCAACTTGCCTGGATGAGATACTCGGCTTCTATCTCCTGCATCGGTTCTTTTATCATAAAAAACAACCGTTGCTGATCTCGGATGCCAGCCATCACACTCCCCAACTTCACAGCGGCGAGTTGACCTCGTTTTTTTCACCGAAACCACCTCCAGCGCAGCTGGAATACCAGGCGGAGTTGCGTCCCACTTCCCAAGCCACATTTCCGTCTGCGAAAGTGGAAGATTTCCAGTTCCCGTCGACCGTTGATACCGGCTTTCCGGAGAACGACTGCGTGAAAGGGCGTCACTGGAAATCGACAGTGGCCTCTCCACAGACAGAGGTAGAATCCCGCTTAACCGTTGTCGCCGTGGATGGCATCGTGCAACTGGGGGTCCGCAGCTTCAACAGACTGGCTCAGCAGTTGACGCCCCACGGAATTGATGTGGTGATGCTGGACAGTCCTTTTAATTTCAGACGGACTCCAGCCGGGTATCGTCCCGGACAACTGATTGCCGGCGGGAATCTGGATCACCAGCTCATGGTCGCCCGACAGGGGATTCTCGACCTCTGGAGCCTGATTCTTGCTCTCCAGGCTGAGGGAAGACAAATCGGCCTGATGGGAATCAGTCATGGAGCCTGGCTGACACTGACAGCAACTCTCCTGATAGAGCAACTGCAGTTCGCGATCGCGATCACTCCCCCTGTGGACCTGCTGCGTATTCTGGAAGAGGGAGGGACCGTGGTGAACGCCATCCGTCGGGGGGCGAGCCATGATCCTCCAGAAGAGGAGCAGCTGGAACAACTCTGTAAACCACTCCGGTTGAATCAGTGGCAGCCCCTGTTGGCTCCAGAGCAGATCCATCTGCATATCGCTGATTTTGACCGCTTTGTCCCCTCGGCCCGCATCGCGGAACTGGCAGAACAATGGGGCACCAGAGTCTCCCATCACAAACTGGGTCACATCGAAGCCACCACAGGTCCAAAAGTCGTCTTCCAGGTCGCCCGGGATATTCTGGACCTTTATCAGTAG
- a CDS encoding CBS domain-containing protein, whose protein sequence is MQVRVRDLMTQSPVSVPLGTSLQEAARQMIQAESPEVYVTNEQMKLVGVIPEYNFLKQKLQQADMLAPVESIMHVQLETLSPDDDALQHAPLFRDRRNSCMPVTDDGRLVGKLTCRDLFRLMLTLAEVDDDTEQQASNTSATTEIHASSAEINPPHLNRVNSHRQLLQLHGLIDD, encoded by the coding sequence ATGCAGGTACGAGTACGTGATCTGATGACCCAAAGCCCGGTCAGTGTCCCCCTGGGCACAAGTCTTCAGGAAGCAGCCCGTCAGATGATTCAGGCTGAGTCCCCTGAAGTATACGTAACAAACGAGCAGATGAAACTCGTCGGAGTGATCCCAGAGTACAACTTTCTCAAGCAGAAACTGCAGCAAGCCGACATGCTGGCCCCGGTTGAATCCATCATGCATGTTCAACTGGAAACCCTCTCTCCAGACGACGATGCTCTTCAGCATGCTCCTCTGTTCCGCGATCGTCGCAACAGCTGCATGCCGGTCACCGATGATGGTCGGCTGGTTGGCAAACTGACCTGTCGCGACCTGTTCCGGCTGATGCTGACACTCGCTGAAGTCGATGACGATACCGAGCAGCAGGCATCAAACACATCTGCGACTACAGAGATTCATGCCTCGAGTGCCGAGATCAACCCGCCTCATCTCAACAGGGTCAACTCGCATCGACAACTGCTCCAGTTGCATGGACTGATTGACGACTGA
- a CDS encoding uracil-DNA glycosylase: MPRTTKSKLSKADRQAQLEIVAGEVSQCQKCPELASTRTQTVFGVGNPKAKIMFIGEAPGADEDKQGEPFVGRAGKLLDKIIEACQMKRSEIYIANILRCRPPGNRNPTDQEAANCRGFLDSQIEIVDPDYIVCWGSVAAKNLLHSEMPIGKMRGQFYEYGRAKVVCTYHPSYLLRNPSAKKNVWDDMIFLFQDMGIDLKATQN; the protein is encoded by the coding sequence GTGCCACGAACGACAAAATCGAAACTTTCCAAGGCAGATCGTCAGGCACAGTTGGAGATTGTGGCCGGGGAAGTTTCCCAGTGTCAGAAATGCCCGGAACTGGCTTCGACCCGAACCCAGACGGTGTTTGGTGTCGGGAATCCTAAAGCAAAGATCATGTTTATCGGCGAAGCCCCCGGGGCGGACGAAGACAAACAGGGCGAGCCCTTCGTGGGGCGGGCAGGGAAGCTGCTGGATAAAATCATCGAAGCCTGTCAGATGAAACGCAGCGAGATTTATATCGCCAATATTCTCAGATGCCGTCCTCCGGGAAACCGGAATCCGACCGACCAGGAAGCTGCGAACTGTCGCGGTTTCCTCGATTCTCAGATTGAAATTGTCGATCCGGATTATATCGTCTGCTGGGGCTCCGTAGCGGCCAAAAACCTGCTGCATTCGGAAATGCCGATCGGCAAGATGCGGGGGCAGTTTTATGAATACGGACGGGCTAAAGTGGTCTGTACTTATCATCCGTCGTATCTGTTACGAAATCCTTCCGCAAAGAAGAACGTCTGGGATGACATGATCTTCCTGTTTCAGGATATGGGAATCGACCTCAAAGCGACTCAGAATTAA
- a CDS encoding leucine-rich repeat domain-containing protein, which produces MKIKIMLSLAGLCLLTGCPSSNTTPEQTKQESQQPAETAKKAPAAAEEAKAEADDPEAVKAFKALDAKMVTSDDGRVLILDLKGTNAKDEDLKHLAGLPSLERLIIWGPNFTDVATEEIGKQKNLWFVSLESTAIGDQGVKNLSDLKDLQVLSLRATNITNDALKTVAQFPKLKDLDLRFNKEINDEGMPLIKDMKNLRVLKLQATQVTDDGMKSVAQLPSLQRLNTWGRNISDETLALLKDKNLVSLELDDTEISDEGLKHLKGMTDMEALHLRRDFVTDAGIENIKDMKKLQTLHLRDTVVTNAGMKNLSGLTELTYLDLDESMIGDEGLEQLKGLKKLTRLGLWGTETTDEGLKVIAGFSDLNRLNLEGTQISNAGLDELLSLKKLEYLNLSKTEIGDEGLQKLTALKNLKELQVSFTEVTDEGIKKFKEAVPGCKVKH; this is translated from the coding sequence ATGAAAATCAAAATAATGCTTTCACTGGCGGGGTTATGTCTGCTGACGGGATGTCCCAGTTCGAATACAACGCCTGAGCAGACAAAGCAGGAGAGTCAACAACCGGCAGAAACTGCAAAGAAAGCACCGGCAGCTGCAGAGGAAGCGAAAGCAGAGGCGGATGATCCCGAAGCAGTCAAGGCCTTCAAAGCACTCGATGCCAAAATGGTGACTTCCGATGATGGACGCGTGCTCATACTGGATCTCAAAGGAACCAATGCCAAAGATGAGGACCTGAAGCATCTGGCTGGTTTGCCTTCACTGGAGCGGCTGATTATCTGGGGCCCGAACTTTACCGATGTGGCGACGGAAGAGATCGGAAAACAGAAAAATCTCTGGTTCGTAAGCCTGGAAAGTACTGCCATCGGCGATCAGGGAGTGAAGAATCTGTCCGATTTGAAAGATTTGCAGGTACTTTCCCTGCGGGCAACCAACATCACAAATGATGCACTCAAAACTGTGGCCCAGTTTCCCAAACTGAAAGACCTCGATCTGCGGTTTAACAAGGAAATTAACGACGAAGGTATGCCGCTGATCAAAGACATGAAAAACCTGAGAGTACTGAAGTTACAGGCGACTCAGGTGACCGATGACGGAATGAAATCTGTCGCCCAGCTTCCCAGCCTGCAGCGTTTGAATACCTGGGGGCGGAACATCTCTGATGAGACCCTGGCCCTGCTTAAGGATAAGAATCTGGTTTCACTGGAACTGGATGATACGGAAATTTCTGATGAAGGGCTGAAGCATCTCAAAGGGATGACTGATATGGAAGCCCTGCATCTGCGACGAGATTTTGTGACTGACGCCGGCATCGAGAATATCAAGGATATGAAGAAACTGCAGACGTTACATCTGCGTGATACAGTGGTGACGAACGCGGGAATGAAGAATCTGTCCGGCCTGACCGAACTGACTTACCTCGATCTGGATGAATCGATGATCGGGGATGAGGGGCTGGAGCAGCTCAAGGGTTTGAAGAAACTGACGCGTCTCGGACTCTGGGGAACGGAAACAACGGACGAGGGTTTGAAGGTAATCGCGGGCTTTTCCGATCTGAATCGGCTGAATCTGGAAGGGACCCAGATCTCCAATGCAGGTCTGGATGAGCTCTTGTCCTTAAAGAAACTTGAATATCTCAACCTGAGCAAAACAGAAATCGGTGATGAAGGATTACAGAAACTGACTGCGTTGAAGAACCTGAAGGAACTTCAGGTCAGCTTTACTGAGGTCACCGATGAGGGGATCAAGAAATTTAAGGAAGCGGTTCCCGGCTGTAAGGTCAAGCATTAA